Proteins co-encoded in one Flavivirga eckloniae genomic window:
- a CDS encoding TlpA family protein disulfide reductase: MSRRKKISLKNIIFLVVVALLIIPQTRQPIQIFLHKGLALFSPSVVNETKQLKLENYNWKLEDAKGTAFNFNDTRGKVVLVNFWATWCPPCIAEMPSMQSLYDDYKDKVAFVFVSNENFEVIDQFLNKKAYTFKVYNPLTKYPKSFDVTSIPRTFLIDKQGNIIIDKTGAANWNSDTVRKTIDDLL, encoded by the coding sequence ATGTCTAGAAGAAAAAAAATTAGTTTAAAGAATATTATTTTTTTAGTTGTTGTTGCACTTTTAATTATTCCGCAAACGCGACAGCCTATACAAATATTTTTACATAAGGGATTGGCGCTTTTTAGTCCATCTGTGGTTAACGAAACAAAACAGTTAAAACTGGAAAATTATAATTGGAAACTTGAAGATGCAAAAGGGACTGCTTTTAATTTTAATGATACTAGAGGGAAAGTTGTTTTGGTAAATTTTTGGGCAACCTGGTGTCCGCCATGTATAGCAGAAATGCCAAGTATGCAATCGTTGTATGATGATTATAAAGATAAAGTTGCATTTGTTTTTGTGTCTAATGAGAATTTTGAGGTAATCGATCAGTTTTTAAATAAAAAAGCGTACACGTTTAAAGTATATAATCCTTTAACCAAATATCCAAAATCTTTCGATGTAACTAGTATTCCCAGAACCTTTTTAATAGATAAACAAGGTAATATCATAATTGATAAAACTGGTGCGGCAAACTGGAATAGTGATACTGTTAGAAAAACTATCGACGACTTGTTGTAG
- a CDS encoding lycopene cyclase domain-containing protein: protein MDYLYLLLNLGSLSIPFLFSFHPKLNFYKRWKPLFISIFISMLLFIPWDIIFTINGIWGFNEDYFLGVKLFSLPIEEWLFFICIPYACTFTHYALLYYFPNMKLSQGVTKTVSYLLIMLLVILSIYNSTKWYTFINFMLAAMLIIKVIKKNSALLSNYYLTFLVMLIPFFIVNGILTGSFITEEVVWYNNSENLNIRLFTIPIEDTIYAFTLILLNLFIMKLLESKKSATTSRR from the coding sequence ATGGATTATTTATATCTGTTGCTAAATTTAGGATCTTTATCTATTCCCTTTTTATTTAGTTTTCACCCTAAACTAAACTTTTACAAACGCTGGAAACCTTTATTTATAAGTATATTTATAAGTATGCTCCTTTTTATTCCCTGGGACATTATTTTCACCATAAATGGTATTTGGGGATTTAACGAAGATTATTTTCTAGGTGTTAAACTATTTTCTTTACCTATTGAAGAGTGGCTGTTTTTTATATGTATTCCCTATGCTTGCACATTTACACATTATGCCTTATTGTATTACTTCCCTAATATGAAGTTATCGCAAGGAGTTACCAAAACCGTGAGCTATTTACTTATAATGCTATTAGTCATACTGTCAATTTATAATAGTACCAAGTGGTATACTTTTATAAATTTTATGCTGGCAGCTATGTTAATTATCAAAGTAATAAAAAAGAACAGCGCTTTATTAAGTAATTACTATCTAACATTTTTAGTTATGCTGATCCCTTTTTTTATAGTAAATGGTATTTTAACCGGTAGTTTTATTACAGAAGAGGTTGTTTGGTATAATAATTCTGAGAATTTGAATATCAGACTTTTTACAATTCCGATTGAAGATACGATCTACGCCTTTACGCTAATTCTTTTAAATTTATTTATTATGAAGCTGTTAGAATCTAAAAAAAGTGCTACAACAAGTCGTCGATAG
- a CDS encoding sterol desaturase family protein — translation MHTVFWILIFLGTFCFMEFMAWFTHKYIMHGFLWSLHKDHHKKDHESWFERNDAFFIFYAIVSIGFFLLWKYTSFWAGLPIGLGIFAYGASYFMVHDIFIHQRFKLFRNANNWYAKGVRRAHKMHHKHLGKKDGECFGMLVVPFKYFKK, via the coding sequence ATGCATACTGTATTCTGGATATTGATTTTTTTAGGAACATTCTGCTTTATGGAATTTATGGCCTGGTTTACACATAAATATATAATGCATGGTTTTTTATGGTCTTTACACAAAGATCATCACAAAAAAGACCATGAGAGCTGGTTCGAACGAAACGATGCTTTCTTTATTTTTTATGCCATTGTTAGCATTGGTTTTTTCTTGCTTTGGAAATACACCAGTTTTTGGGCTGGCTTACCTATTGGCTTAGGCATATTTGCCTATGGAGCATCCTATTTTATGGTACATGATATTTTTATACACCAACGTTTTAAATTATTTAGAAACGCTAATAATTGGTATGCTAAAGGCGTAAGACGCGCGCACAAAATGCACCATAAACACTTAGGAAAAAAAGATGGTGAGTGTTTTGGTATGCTGGTTGTCCCCTTTAAATACTTTAAAAAGTAA
- a CDS encoding phytoene/squalene synthase family protein translates to MKSLFDTVSYDCSKLVTKSYSTSFSLATKMLSKSIRKDIYNIYGFVRFADEIVDSFHDYNKEHLFNKFSNDLELALVDKISLNPILNSFQHTFHSYGLHKNHVDAFMKSMRLDLHKTKYLTQEEYKEYIYGSADVVGLMCLKVFVKGDDAKYEALKDTAMSLGSAFQKVNFLRDLKADFDDLNRTYFPKVDLKNLNEASKQSIIDEIEADFEKGLSGIKKLPIEAKFGVFIAYRYYRQLLKKLKKTPALKIKNTRIRVSNPKKIELLMRSYVKYQLNLM, encoded by the coding sequence ATGAAGTCATTATTTGATACTGTCTCTTACGATTGTAGTAAACTTGTTACCAAATCTTATAGCACCTCTTTTTCGCTAGCAACAAAAATGCTTTCTAAATCCATCAGAAAGGATATTTACAATATTTACGGATTTGTACGCTTTGCTGATGAAATTGTTGATTCTTTTCATGATTACAATAAAGAACACCTCTTCAATAAATTTTCTAATGATTTAGAACTGGCATTAGTTGATAAAATTAGTTTAAACCCCATATTAAACTCATTTCAACATACATTCCATAGCTATGGTTTACATAAAAACCACGTAGATGCTTTTATGAAAAGTATGCGTTTAGATCTTCATAAAACGAAATACCTAACCCAAGAAGAGTATAAAGAATACATTTATGGTTCTGCAGATGTAGTGGGGCTTATGTGTTTAAAGGTTTTTGTAAAAGGAGACGACGCTAAATACGAAGCACTAAAAGATACCGCCATGTCGCTAGGTTCTGCATTTCAAAAGGTAAATTTTCTAAGGGACCTAAAAGCAGATTTCGATGATTTAAATAGAACCTATTTCCCTAAAGTTGATTTAAAGAATTTAAACGAAGCTTCTAAACAAAGTATTATAGACGAGATTGAGGCCGATTTTGAAAAAGGTTTAAGCGGTATAAAAAAACTACCTATCGAAGCCAAATTTGGTGTTTTTATTGCCTACAGATATTATCGCCAGTTACTAAAAAAGCTAAAAAAGACACCTGCGCTTAAAATAAAGAACACGCGGATTAGAGTTTCCAATCCTAAAAAAATTGAGTTGTTAATGCGCAGTTATGTAAAATATCAATTAAATTTAATGTAA
- a CDS encoding phytoene desaturase family protein: MNLSINIIGSGFSSLAASCYLAKAGYQVTVFEKNSTIGGRARQLKKEGFTFDIGPTWYWMPDVFERFFADFNKTPQDYYSLEKLNPAYSVYYGKNDFLTIEDSLERIAKVFEKEEPGSSKKLFKFIDQAKSNYDIAIKDLVYNPGVSPFELVSIKTLKRLNQFFSNIRREVRKEFKSEKLIQILEFPVLFLGAKPSDTPSFYSFMNYADFGLGTFHPKKGMYQVILAMEELAKELGVIIKTDAPIEKIVVKNGECKEIVSNGETYASNIVLSGADYHHTETLLEESYRQYSESYWDKKTFAPSSLLFYVGFNKKLKQVNHHTLFFDVNFYTHAKAIYDTPEWPENPLFYASFPSKTDASSAPEGKEAGIFLIPLAPGLNDTPELRETYFDKIIHRFENLTSQNVKDHIIFKESFCVNDFINDYNSYKGNAYGMANTLMQTAFLRPKLKSKKVKNLFFTGQLTVPGPGVPPSLISGKLVADLITKHHPNHEVII; the protein is encoded by the coding sequence ATGAATTTATCTATAAATATAATTGGTTCTGGGTTCTCATCTTTGGCGGCTTCGTGCTATTTAGCCAAAGCTGGATACCAGGTAACTGTTTTTGAGAAAAACAGTACCATAGGAGGTAGAGCAAGGCAATTAAAAAAAGAAGGTTTTACCTTCGACATTGGCCCCACATGGTACTGGATGCCAGATGTTTTTGAGCGTTTTTTTGCTGACTTTAATAAAACACCTCAAGATTATTACTCATTAGAAAAATTAAATCCGGCTTACAGCGTCTATTATGGGAAAAATGATTTTTTAACCATAGAAGATAGTCTGGAACGCATCGCTAAAGTTTTTGAAAAGGAAGAACCTGGAAGTTCTAAAAAACTTTTTAAGTTTATTGATCAGGCAAAAAGCAATTACGATATAGCCATAAAAGACTTAGTTTATAACCCAGGTGTATCGCCTTTTGAACTGGTAAGCATAAAAACTTTAAAAAGACTAAACCAATTTTTTAGTAATATAAGAAGAGAGGTTAGAAAGGAATTCAAGAGTGAAAAGCTCATCCAAATTCTGGAGTTTCCTGTTTTGTTTTTAGGAGCCAAACCAAGCGACACCCCTTCCTTTTATAGTTTTATGAATTATGCCGATTTTGGTTTAGGCACATTTCATCCAAAAAAAGGCATGTACCAAGTCATTTTGGCTATGGAAGAATTAGCAAAGGAATTAGGCGTTATCATTAAGACAGATGCACCCATAGAAAAAATTGTGGTTAAAAATGGTGAATGCAAAGAAATTGTGTCTAATGGCGAAACGTACGCCTCTAACATTGTTTTAAGTGGTGCCGACTACCACCATACCGAAACACTTTTAGAAGAATCGTACAGACAATATTCTGAGAGCTATTGGGACAAAAAAACTTTTGCACCTTCCTCGCTCCTATTTTATGTTGGTTTTAACAAAAAACTAAAACAAGTTAATCATCACACGTTGTTTTTCGACGTAAACTTTTATACGCATGCCAAAGCTATATACGATACCCCGGAATGGCCTGAGAATCCCTTGTTCTATGCTAGTTTTCCTAGTAAAACAGATGCAAGCTCAGCTCCAGAAGGAAAAGAAGCTGGGATATTTTTAATTCCATTAGCTCCAGGGTTAAACGATACACCAGAATTAAGAGAAACGTATTTCGATAAAATTATACATCGTTTTGAAAACTTAACATCGCAAAACGTAAAAGATCATATTATCTTTAAAGAAAGCTTTTGTGTTAACGACTTTATTAATGATTACAATTCGTATAAAGGAAACGCATACGGAATGGCAAACACATTAATGCAAACTGCTTTTTTAAGACCTAAACTAAAAAGCAAAAAAGTAAAAAACTTATTTTTTACCGGACAATTAACAGTACCTGGTCCGGGAGTTCCTCCATCTTTAATATCAGGAAAACTAGTAGCGGATTTAATAACTAAACACCATCCAAATCATGAAGTCATTATTTGA
- a CDS encoding MerR family transcriptional regulator — MNNIHVNFSIKDLENLTGIKAHTIRIWEKRYDLLRPNRTDTNIRNYSLASFQKLLNISYLNNNGIKISKIASLKEEEIPIKVREIASRAKIEDHAINAFKMAMINFDQRLFYSTYNNLLETQSFSDIFYTVFLPLLNEIGLLWQTNTITPAHEHFLSIHIKQKILLNIERLQILEPKPDSKTYVLFLPDNEIHDIGLLFINYQLRSKGYHTIFLGESVPMESLTSLLDFFDDITFVSFFTVSPPEKEIPYYINSFNKLLLNKKNTNLLLLGKKLVDLNIKNLPERVHIFNSIENLVKDL; from the coding sequence ATGAACAATATTCATGTTAACTTTAGCATAAAAGATTTAGAAAACCTAACTGGGATTAAAGCCCATACTATACGTATTTGGGAAAAACGTTATGATTTATTACGTCCAAACAGAACGGACACAAATATTAGAAATTACAGTTTAGCAAGTTTTCAAAAGCTTCTCAATATCTCGTATTTAAATAATAATGGGATAAAAATCTCTAAAATCGCTAGCCTTAAAGAAGAAGAAATTCCTATTAAGGTTAGAGAAATTGCATCTAGAGCAAAAATTGAAGACCATGCTATCAATGCCTTTAAAATGGCAATGATAAATTTCGATCAGAGATTATTTTATAGTACCTATAATAATTTACTCGAAACACAATCATTTAGTGATATTTTCTATACCGTATTTTTACCATTGCTAAACGAAATAGGCCTATTATGGCAAACAAATACCATTACTCCAGCACATGAGCATTTTTTATCTATTCATATAAAGCAAAAAATACTTTTAAACATTGAAAGACTCCAAATCTTGGAGCCTAAGCCAGATTCCAAAACCTATGTCTTGTTTTTACCCGACAACGAAATTCATGATATCGGTCTGTTGTTTATTAACTATCAACTAAGAAGTAAAGGGTATCATACTATCTTCCTTGGAGAAAGTGTGCCTATGGAAAGTCTTACTAGTTTGTTAGACTTCTTTGATGACATTACTTTTGTATCCTTTTTCACTGTTAGCCCTCCTGAAAAGGAAATTCCATATTATATTAATAGCTTCAATAAGTTATTATTAAACAAAAAAAACACCAACCTGTTGTTGTTAGGAAAAAAGCTGGTTGACTTAAATATTAAAAACCTTCCTGAAAGAGTTCATATTTTTAATTCTATCGAAAATTTAGTTAAAGATTTATAA